In Antennarius striatus isolate MH-2024 chromosome 20, ASM4005453v1, whole genome shotgun sequence, the genomic window GGCTTCATGTAcgtaattactgtatataaaatccTTACCACATGGCACCATAAAAGATTGTCCTGGGTTTAAGCGAGTCCCACATCCGTCAATGATTACATTCACGGAGCTTGTCAGTATGTTAAAAAcctattaaaacaaaataatagaaatagatttttaaacatttgtagCATACAAGAGGACAAATGATGACATTAACAACAAAAAGCGTGAGTGGTGCACTGACTGTTGTGGCGCTGTGATCCACCCACAGAGGTTTCTTCATGTAGGAGCCCAGCAGCATTTTTCCATTACAGATGGAGCCAGAGTTCAGGTCCACCATGAAGCCAATAGCTCTTCCTTGATGGAAGTACCAATCAAACTGATCGGGGGTGATTGCAGAACCCTCTGCAATGATATTAACCAAGACGACTCACTCAGTGACAGGCCTGGCTAATAACGACTCATGTTTCAAAGAGGTCCAGAGGAATCATTTGATTCATGAGGTTGTCCGCATCAGTGACTAACAAAAATTTTCAATTCAAGGATCTCTAAACCGACAAAAATAAACCCTAACACGTCCACACATGTAACTACAGAAATAGCATTGAACCAATGACCAAAACAGATGTAAATACTGCCCATGCGTTACTTATTGAATACCAATTATTCCCTTTTGTAGTGAAATCCCTTGAAAGACAACTGGGGGACACAGCGCCTCCCCTTTGTAGGTCATCGGGCTACATcccaaataaaagcaaaaagtattgaaacattttaaatgtgatataAAGTATTATAGTACAAGGCAAATTACTTACGTATTTTTGACAAATTGGGACTTTAGTCTGCTTAGACTAACAATTTAGCATCATTATGAACTTTGCCCTTCATGCTAGCAGAGACTTTTCTGTCTCAtaagacacctgacactttcctccatccattcTAGCCTGCTTGGATCtatttcttcacctccttacaCACCGACCGATGCTCCGGAATGTTGACTCCAAGTATTTAACGTCCTTCACCATCACTATTTCTTCTTCCTTTAACCTCACTGTAGTCTCCActcttctcatttctttttcttctccactcttctcatttatgcacaaatattctgttttacttcagATAATCTTCATTCCTCCCCTCTAAGACACATGCCGCCACCTttttaaatgttcctccacctgctccctacTTTCGCTGCAGACCACGTCATCTGCGAACATGGGgattccagtctaacttcatctaTCAGCCTATCCATCAACACTGCAAACAAGatggggctcagagctgatccctgatcagtcccacctctaccttgaactcttctgtcacagCTGGAGCGCATCTCACTGCTGTCCAGGTACTATTCTAATGCacttctctgacactccagactttctAATGCAGGAtgacagttcctctctgggtacccatATGTTGAACAGGTCATTTCTTAGTACATCTTAGTACATGAATCTTCTCCCTTAAAATGCTGATCAATTAAAGCTCATATGATAGAAGGTGTGATTGAGTAACAGTATTAAGTGGCTGCTGCCTTTTATGTATCTATTAAGACACTGTAACTACatctaaaaacaattaaatggaGTGGACATTCTTACTCTCAGCAGTGATTGACCAGACACACTTAAACCACTTTGTCAGGTTGTCCTTATCCTTCGGCTGCAGGATCAGCGGTTTGAGAGGTGCAGCACAGAGATCTGATGCAGACAGGACAGCACTGACTCTTCTGGACGGCAGAACTAGAACAGAGTTTAGATAAAACAAGCTCTTTGACAAGCTGGAGGAACCAGAAATATTTCACCATTTAACAGACACATGATGTCACATGGATCATGTCCAGTTGACATtaacagtgacatcactgtaGGGAGCTGGTGAAATACTGAAACCCATCAATACTTATGTCAAGAGACTGAATGTAAATATCAAGCAAAACCAGAAACCTTATGGACATGATGTGACAActtgtaaaattaaatattgctgGACAATTATATTGAAATTTCAATTACAATATCGGTTTCAATAATCatgcaaatgaaatcaaaatgaaatgaagtgatCAAAATGAAGCCAATATTGTGCCACATTGTTTATGTGCTACTTTCACCTTGTATATAACCCAGTCATGCGTGCCGCTGCTTCAAGAAGATTAGAAGAGGccaaaaacacaaatcacaTTTCAGCAATCACTTCAAAATActacataaaaaacaattagTAAACATGTCACACTGGCTCTTAAGTACATGTTTCTCTCACAGCTCAGTCATGTAGTTGTAGAAATCAGACAGCAGAGGAACCTGGCTTAATATGATTTACacttatgaagaaaaaaactttaaatattaatttgacaTATAATTCAActgaaaaacagataaaaatagtACCACATCTACTAagtaggcagtcacagactgcaacatcccgtgacacacctgaattcaaaatgttaccctgaccaaTTTTCATTGGTCAGGGTAAATGCAGGGTAAATCAGAAGTAATGTGCCTTTTGTCACATTACTCGGGatttttttctatctgcaacggttgcgaagatatttggtggagtggacaaactaacaaaagaacggacgaacacacaaacactgacaatcgcaatacatcatcgctttgaagcgggatgttaGTAATGCTAACAGTACTACTAGTAATAACATgaacatgaatattaataataaacaaataattagtGCATACTTAAGTCATCACTGTCTTCATACTGTTCCAGCACAATCATAGAGGATGGACCACTGTTCAGGGATCTTAACCtgccaaaaacagaaaaacaataaaaacctgTACAGACAAAAAGCAACCGTCTGACTTCGTACATGTGATCTGACTGACACCTGCTGTTCTGTGGGGCTTCGTGGCTGACTGAGCAATGGGTTTCTGCATCAGCATCCGCAGTGAGGTTGTCTCCTTCAGTCCTGCTGGGTGTTGTGCAGTCAGTCACAGTGACTTCCACAGCAGGACTTGCAacaattttatgtttgtttttccgAGCAGCCTGTCTGTTGCCAACAGCCGGAGTCTCTGCATCTGAAGTGAAAATGTCTTTGAAGGTGGCGAGAGAGCGCTTGACAGTTTTGGGTGCTGATAATGGCACCACTTTCAGAGGAGAAGCAGGAGTTCCCCCTGCTGGTTTCAAAGAAGCCGCCATATTGCCATTTTTTGGTACCCCAAGCCCTGAAGATCTGCTCTGTTgggctttctttttcttgcgaGGCTTGAGCTCCTGCTGCAGAGTTTGTAAGGAAGTGTTCTGCACATCCTCAGGCACGTCATTACTCTTCCACCAGTTACTGGGAGGTTTCCTCCTACGTTTCTCAGGTACTCCTCTGGATTCCTCTGTTGGTCCACGCAGAATGTCCAGTGCCGGTTTGCCAGACATCTTTTCATGAGAGACGTTGTGATATACTCGTTGAAATAACTGATCCCCTGTAAAACATGTATCATATATCATGTATCacaatacatatttttattttatgactttATATTTCTAAGCCATTACATTGCACGGGTACTCTTTAATCTCATGTTCTGAgccaaaagaaacaaaacagatttgtATGTGTTCATAAATGTGTAATGACAATTTAAAACTCATTTACATTTCCAGAGACTCACTTTCACTGTTACACAGGCATATTTTACTGAacttgttttcttctccttagGATTTTAAATGTAGGACCTTTTACTGGTAATAGAGTATTTTCAAACTGTGGTATTTGATTATGAGTGCTTTTTTCACTGTTTAGCTCACCTGGGTTAAGGCTGGGGTCTCTCTGTACAAGGACGAAAGGGCTCGACTGGACTTGAACCAGGTCCTGGTCCTGGATCCCCTGCTGCTCTTCAATCGGTTTTGCCTCTActgcatcaattttttttttccttttgatttttttttctttgactttatctGTTTTCTGACTGGATGACAGAGCAGTTGGAGTCCGATTCCTCCCCTTTGAAACTTGCTCCTTCTTCGTCTTAACAGGTGATAGCATTCCTGCGCTGACATCTTTTATGTTTTGCTTTGACTTCTTTGGCGTGAGGTGGTCCTGAGAAACTTCTGTTTTCTTGTCCGTCTGAGAGCTCCACAACCACCACTGTCCAGGTTGCCTACGTTTCCTTTTTCCGACAACTTCACTATCTTCAGATGAACTCCCCTTGGACATGACCACATCTTCAGTCTGTTCATCCTTTTCATTTAAGTGTGCTTCACACACAACTAAATGAGGAGGGGGGGTATAAAAAGATATCTATTTATTGTTATCAAAATTAATAATGAACATTGTTAAGAAGAACAAAAAGTATCAAAATTGTCATAGACACAATTGTTACCTGTGATTTTAAATGTTAGGTTACCTGGAAGAGCGTCAAGGCCTTTAGCATCTGTTTGTccatctctgattggctcatcaAGTTCCTTCACAAGCTCGACAGACGCCATCTCCTTTACTGCACCGCATTCCTGCATCAATTTTCTGGTCCCCTTTCCTAACTTGGGCTTACttgtctttccatttttttccccatcttttaaaaactttgaCTCTTTTGTGTCAGAGGATGTTTGacctttcttctctcttttcagaatattcttttctttattaatttcCTCTCTGGCTGATTCTTGAGCCTCTGCTTTGTGACTTTGTTTAGATCGCAATTTCTTGAGTTgttggttcttcttcttcggttTCTCTTGTTCCATTAAGTCATCGGAAGGAAGCTCCTCAACACAAAACTCAGCAATTTTATATCCAGGCGGGGTCACCTCATTCTTCCCTTTCTCTTTCCCCTCCGTTTTGTGGGTCTGCAGTTTGCCATCTGCTTGATCAGATTTCTGCTCTTTTTGTGCAGATTCCAATGTGGTTTCCTTCACCCCCTTTTCTGTTGAACTGTCTTTATCAGTACTGggtgttttcccttttttcctttttgtgacAGATTTACTTggaattgaaataaaaataggtGCATCATCCTCAAGAATCAAGAAATCATCCTCGGGCTCAGGAGGATTGGGTGGTTTCACTGGCGACAGAGACTTCCTGGCACTTAAAACAAATAAGGATTATTTCATTGTTAACGATACATCATTTCCATTATTTTGTGTATAAATCCGTATTCTGGttgtttatgattttctatAAGAAGCACTTCAGCAATTCAATGCTCAACTCTAATCTCAACTCACCATGAATGTTTCGGCTGTGTTGCTTCTCTGAGCTTCTGTAGGAAAGTTGACTTGCCCTTTCCCACACTGGCGGACGCCATTGGTTGCTGCCTCAGAACACCTTCAGACTTTTTAGGAGTGGTAACGACAGGCACCTGTGTCATTGCCTTCACTGATGGGTCTGAGTTTTCTTGCCTttgaatggaaaaaagaaaaagaaaaacacataaatgaccGGATCACATTATCCACTTCAATCATTGCACATCACCATATACTACACAGCTGTCTTAGATAACTGTATTATCTgtaattcctttatttttttcttttcagttattttttcaAACTTACATTGGTGGAAAGCTGTTCCATGTTATGAATCGACATTGAGACTCAAGACATATCAGAAAACTGATAGCAGATGATAATGTCTTATTACACGCCGTTTATGTTCCAGTTTGCAAAAGTAAATTTCAGTTTTCCATTTCCAAAATCCTCTAACGCTTTCTGATATGATTCTTCATCACattatcattttaatgtcattcatAGCAGTAATCTAATTGACAGTAAACGTGTTTATCATTTATGACACTATAACTATGCTTCCTCTGTGTTTTCACCCTCACTTCTATGATTCATACATATCACATACATGTAATAAAGCATTCCACCAAAGTGTTCAACATATAAATAATGATCCATGAATGAATcccttaaaattaaaatttaatgttatttattctAATCAAGTATTATGTGATTTATATTACCATATTACTAGATCATTAATTCTTACCTTAGTGCTTTTCTTTTGCCATTCAAATTTGACATCATATTTTTGGGTGCTTTTTCTTCAACTGGGAGACCCTCTCTACTGCAGAAAGATATCAAATTTACACAACAAGCACTTTATATAATCTGCAATCTGAACATCCAATAATGAAAACAGGAACCACAGAACTAAAGCTTCATCttcaaaactcaaaataaaaagcCTGACTGCTGCAGTGACTACAGCAATAGAGATTTGGGGGGGCTGGAAACCAAATTATTAGTAAGATAAAAATTGACATGTCTTACCGTGATTCTTCCACCTTATTCGGGTGACTGGAAATTTTATGTTTGCCTAAAACAACTTTGCTTGGAGGAGAGTCCAACTCAGAATCATCACTTCTGGAAAAATGGCAGCAGATTAATGAGTAAGAATACACTGGCTTCCAATGTTAATGCTGAATATTTGATTCTCCTGTATGATCAATCAGAACAAAATGATATAATTCATTGCAGACTACTTATGTCATACATAAAATGCATTAATACTTACTGCTGTAAAATTTGTCCACTGGACTGGAGTTTTTGTTTGGGTAAAGACTCCATCTTTGCCTCTTCTTTTTCTACATCTTCACAAGCAAAGAGGATTGGGGACATAATACAGTGCTTTTCAGTGTCAGTTGTTTCTGCACCTTTAACAGTCACATTCTCTTCAATAGGGCTTGATGTCTTCACTGGTCTGTGTGCACTAAATCCAAAATCCAAATctgcaacaaaaagaagtaaagtcaattcaaaagcaaacaaaatctATAACACAAAAAAGTTCACAGAACTTTGATGAACCATTTCATacgtgtttaatattttttcagtaaAATATTGGTTTGAGTCTCTTACCAATGTCTGGTGCAGGGCCAGGTGACTTTGTGGCACGATGTAGGACATTTCCATTAGGACCCTTAAGAGTTAAACAGCACATATATGGTTCtatcacattttaaaagcatCTTGTGCGACTGAAAACGGGTAAAGGTAATACTGTACTACCTTTTGGCATTGTGAATTTTTTGTTGTCGGGTGTCCTTCTTTTTGTGGGACACTAGGTGACTCACAGTCGCACTCTTTTGTATCATCAGAGAGCTGGAGAAAAGTTCTTTTGGGAAGTATGTCAGCATCCTCACTATGAAAGGATGACTCTGAAAACAGTAATTAAATACAGGTTACCTTAGAAAGCAATGCAAAAGCAATTCAAATTTCAAACATAGTACAAACAGAACTTAAACAAAACTCACCCAAGTCATCAAACATCTTATCAATGTCTCCTAATGACAGAGGTTCTCCTCCCAGCCACTGAGTAGATGGACTAAAAGTACAAATATAAATTCAGCAACACTATTCtacattaaaaatttaaatacccCAAAACCCAGttattaaaagacaaaaatacaattct contains:
- the si:ch211-161h7.4 gene encoding neurofilament heavy polypeptide, coding for METKYPTLKRPKRKLCYVNLVEKECPSTQWLGGEPLSLGDIDKMFDDLESSFHSEDADILPKRTFLQLSDDTKECDCESPSVPQKEGHPTTKNSQCQKGPNGNVLHRATKSPGPAPDIDLDFGFSAHRPVKTSSPIEENVTVKGAETTDTEKHCIMSPILFACEDVEKEEAKMESLPKQKLQSSGQILQQSDDSELDSPPSKVVLGKHKISSHPNKVEESRREGLPVEEKAPKNMMSNLNGKRKALRQENSDPSVKAMTQVPVVTTPKKSEGVLRQQPMASASVGKGKSTFLQKLREATQPKHSCARKSLSPVKPPNPPEPEDDFLILEDDAPIFISIPSKSVTKRKKGKTPSTDKDSSTEKGVKETTLESAQKEQKSDQADGKLQTHKTEGKEKGKNEVTPPGYKIAEFCVEELPSDDLMEQEKPKKKNQQLKKLRSKQSHKAEAQESAREEINKEKNILKREKKGQTSSDTKESKFLKDGEKNGKTSKPKLGKGTRKLMQECGAVKEMASVELVKELDEPIRDGQTDAKGLDALPVVCEAHLNEKDEQTEDVVMSKGSSSEDSEVVGKRKRRQPGQWWLWSSQTDKKTEVSQDHLTPKKSKQNIKDVSAGMLSPVKTKKEQVSKGRNRTPTALSSSQKTDKVKEKKIKRKKKIDAVEAKPIEEQQGIQDQDLVQVQSSPFVLVQRDPSLNPGDQLFQRVYHNVSHEKMSGKPALDILRGPTEESRGVPEKRRRKPPSNWWKSNDVPEDVQNTSLQTLQQELKPRKKKKAQQSRSSGLGVPKNGNMAASLKPAGGTPASPLKVVPLSAPKTVKRSLATFKDIFTSDAETPAVGNRQAARKNKHKIVASPAVEVTVTDCTTPSRTEGDNLTADADAETHCSVSHEAPQNSRLRSLNSGPSSMIVLEQYEDSDDLILPSRRVSAVLSASDLCAAPLKPLILQPKDKDNLTKWFKCVWSITAEKGSAITPDQFDWYFHQGRAIGFMVDLNSGSICNGKMLLGSYMKKPLWVDHSATTVFNILTSSVNVIIDGCGTRLNPGQSFMVPCGHAYSIQNMMSQPAVVYFTRIFAESSD